One stretch of Comamonas testosteroni DNA includes these proteins:
- a CDS encoding chromate transporter — MSPLAIGLQTVDWLHLFAYFLTLSLMAVGGAITAAPDMHRYLVDGNHWLSETQFTSSIAIAIAQAAPGPNVLFIALLGWNVGLNAGGGAGPAAWGLGALGVAVCMVGILLPSSLLTWQASRWGQRNRDKRGVRAFKQGMAPLVIGLLLATGWLLGSASGNPGKDWKLWLLSLACTLLVWRTRIHLLWLLAGGAALGALGWV, encoded by the coding sequence ATGAGCCCGCTGGCGATCGGGCTGCAGACCGTGGACTGGCTGCATCTTTTTGCCTACTTCCTGACGCTGTCGCTGATGGCCGTGGGTGGAGCCATCACCGCCGCGCCCGATATGCACCGCTATCTGGTTGACGGCAACCACTGGCTGTCGGAAACCCAGTTCACCAGCTCCATCGCCATCGCCATCGCCCAGGCTGCCCCCGGCCCCAATGTGCTGTTCATCGCCCTGCTGGGCTGGAACGTGGGACTGAATGCGGGCGGCGGCGCCGGCCCTGCGGCTTGGGGACTAGGTGCACTCGGAGTTGCCGTATGCATGGTGGGCATTTTGCTGCCCAGCTCGCTGCTGACCTGGCAGGCTTCGCGCTGGGGCCAGCGCAACCGGGACAAACGCGGCGTGCGCGCCTTCAAGCAAGGCATGGCTCCGCTGGTGATCGGGCTGCTGCTGGCCACAGGCTGGCTGCTGGGCAGCGCCAGCGGCAACCCTGGCAAGGACTGGAAGCTATGGCTGCTGAGCCTTGCGTGCACCCTGCTGGTATGGCGCACCCGCATTCATCTGCTGTGGCTGCTGGCTGGCGGTGCGGCGCTGGGTGCGCTGGGCTGGGTGTAA
- a CDS encoding chromate transporter, with protein sequence MSSPAPPSLPLAERPRPRHLRELFWSLTFLALQGFGGVLAVVQRELVEKRQWLSNEEFMEDWAVAQIMPGPNVVNLSIMLGERYFGWRGAIVGLCGMLTFPMLVVISLTLVYTQFAANPAVAGALRGMGAVAAGLVAGMGLKLSGTLRKHPLGKWYCAGLAIAAFVLVAVLRLPLFWALLLVGATGCLLTYRRLT encoded by the coding sequence ATGAGCTCGCCCGCCCCACCGTCCTTGCCGCTAGCCGAGCGGCCCCGTCCCCGCCATCTGCGTGAACTGTTCTGGTCACTGACTTTTCTGGCGTTGCAGGGTTTCGGCGGCGTGCTGGCCGTGGTGCAGCGCGAACTGGTCGAAAAACGCCAATGGCTGAGCAATGAGGAGTTCATGGAGGATTGGGCCGTGGCGCAGATCATGCCCGGGCCCAATGTGGTGAATCTTTCCATCATGCTGGGCGAGCGCTACTTCGGCTGGCGCGGCGCCATCGTGGGGCTGTGCGGCATGCTGACATTCCCGATGCTGGTGGTCATCAGCCTCACTTTGGTCTACACCCAGTTCGCGGCCAACCCGGCCGTTGCCGGCGCCCTGCGCGGCATGGGCGCCGTGGCGGCAGGACTGGTGGCGGGCATGGGCCTGAAGCTGTCCGGCACGCTGCGCAAGCACCCTCTGGGCAAGTGGTATTGCGCAGGGCTGGCCATCGCCGCCTTTGTGCTGGTGGCCGTGCTGCGCCTGCCGCTGTTCTGGGCCTTGTTGCTGGTGGGCGCAACAGGCTGCTTGCTGACCTACCGGAGGCTGACATGA
- a CDS encoding hybrid sensor histidine kinase/response regulator — MTPAALAWGLVDVQTLELRFANPALRRLLQPSHQAPGIPEREILETARLAIRQCMETGLEATANFPDHPGLWHFSPIQANGTAEAVQCYVLPTETSFREPDDELGLGHVNRFEDFLDHLPYQVWIATPHGEVTWLNRALHEYAYREVRPLSLREGIWIDIVHPDDLATVNTGLSRALITEKPTGYRLRIKRHDGQFHWFFSSLSPVKNAQGKILYWVGANLGIDSVRQSENQLRDQITTLSHQLRLKQQALDQAETYLAQAQKMGMVNQLSAGVAHDMKNLLFITGLHAGMLEKQLGEPEQLEHVDVILNTIQKAGSLASHLTGFSSRKSMQLAAADPRALVQDLEPLLSKAVGQNAELQLHMASSIWPISVDKLYFENSLINLCINARDATEEQGQITLTAENVLLKRAGHTGDYVMISVADNGTGMSEEIKARIFDMFFTTKPEGKGAGLGLPMVKNFMDHVRGLIEVESTPGLGTTVSLYFPRAQPVVPQSPQASAPAGRQEAILLIEPDLATRNAMAQVLYGLGYQVVTAYLPEVALRYINSGMKVDLIIAADEFSGALSIAKMQEKLAREHVLIPLILMTSSEEAEVPHAQECRYVVLSKPMEIGELARTVQRMLHPDCATPADLPAV; from the coding sequence ATGACGCCAGCAGCATTGGCATGGGGTCTTGTTGATGTCCAAACATTGGAACTGCGCTTTGCCAATCCTGCATTGCGGCGTCTTCTGCAGCCCAGTCACCAGGCGCCCGGCATTCCCGAGCGCGAGATTCTGGAAACAGCCAGGCTGGCTATCAGGCAGTGCATGGAGACTGGCCTGGAAGCGACTGCAAACTTCCCCGATCACCCCGGGCTCTGGCATTTTTCGCCAATTCAAGCCAATGGCACGGCAGAAGCGGTGCAATGCTATGTATTGCCGACCGAAACCTCGTTTCGTGAACCCGATGACGAACTCGGGCTGGGGCATGTCAACCGCTTTGAGGACTTTCTGGACCACCTGCCCTATCAGGTCTGGATTGCAACACCCCATGGAGAGGTGACCTGGCTCAACCGGGCCCTGCATGAATACGCCTACCGCGAAGTACGCCCCCTGAGCCTGCGCGAAGGCATATGGATTGATATCGTGCACCCCGACGATCTGGCGACCGTCAACACCGGGCTGTCGCGCGCCCTGATCACCGAAAAGCCGACGGGATACCGGCTGCGTATCAAGCGCCATGACGGACAGTTCCACTGGTTTTTTTCATCGCTGTCTCCCGTCAAGAATGCGCAGGGAAAGATTCTCTACTGGGTCGGCGCCAACCTGGGCATAGACAGCGTCCGGCAATCCGAGAATCAGTTGCGCGACCAGATCACCACGCTGAGCCACCAGCTGAGACTCAAGCAGCAGGCGCTGGATCAGGCCGAAACCTACCTCGCCCAAGCCCAGAAAATGGGCATGGTGAACCAGTTGTCTGCCGGTGTCGCGCATGACATGAAGAACCTGCTTTTCATCACCGGCCTGCATGCCGGCATGCTGGAAAAGCAGCTGGGTGAGCCCGAGCAGCTCGAACATGTGGATGTGATACTCAACACCATCCAGAAAGCAGGCAGCCTGGCATCACATCTGACGGGGTTCAGCAGTCGCAAATCCATGCAGTTGGCTGCCGCCGACCCCCGTGCACTGGTGCAAGACCTGGAGCCGCTGCTGAGCAAGGCCGTCGGCCAGAACGCTGAACTGCAGCTGCATATGGCCAGCAGCATCTGGCCCATCAGCGTGGACAAGCTGTATTTCGAGAACTCGCTGATCAATCTCTGCATCAATGCGCGTGATGCTACCGAAGAGCAGGGCCAGATCACGCTGACAGCGGAGAACGTGCTGCTCAAGCGTGCCGGCCATACGGGCGACTACGTAATGATCAGCGTGGCCGACAACGGCACGGGCATGAGCGAAGAGATCAAGGCCCGCATCTTCGACATGTTCTTCACCACCAAGCCCGAAGGCAAGGGCGCGGGCCTGGGCCTGCCCATGGTCAAGAACTTCATGGACCATGTCCGGGGCCTGATCGAAGTGGAAAGCACCCCAGGCCTGGGAACCACCGTGAGCCTGTACTTTCCGCGCGCACAACCGGTCGTACCGCAGAGCCCGCAAGCCTCGGCACCTGCGGGCCGGCAGGAAGCGATTTTGCTCATCGAGCCCGATCTGGCCACGCGCAATGCCATGGCCCAGGTGCTCTACGGACTTGGTTATCAGGTCGTGACCGCATATTTACCCGAAGTCGCGCTGCGCTATATCAACAGCGGCATGAAGGTGGATCTCATCATTGCCGCCGATGAGTTTTCCGGTGCCTTGAGCATCGCAAAAATGCAGGAAAAGCTGGCCCGGGAGCATGTTCTCATTCCGCTCATCCTCATGACCAGCAGCGAAGAGGCCGAAGTGCCACATGCTCAGGAATGCCGCTACGTGGTGCTGAGCAAGCCCATGGAGATTGGCGAGCTGGCACGCACCGTACAGCGCATGCTGCATCCGGACTGCGCGACGCCAGCCGATCTGCCGGCCGTCTGA
- the hydA gene encoding dihydropyrimidinase, translated as MKSSEFDLVVRNARVATASDIFESDIGIRDGKIVQLGANLPAGAREYDAAGRVVTPGGIDAHCHLDQPMEPPVRMADDFDSGTRAAACGGTTTVIPFAAQAKGQSLRAAVEDYHRRADGKAHVDYGFHMIVSDPTPEVLENELPALIREGYTSFKIYMTYDDLKLNDGQILDVLDVARKYDATTMIHAENADCIQWLTKRLEASGRTAPRYHAVSRPMLVEREATHRAIALSELADVPILIVHVSGREAVEQIRWARSHGMNIMAETCPQYLFLSAEDLGLDDSYHGAKCVCSPPPRDKANQEVIWNGLNDGLFTVFSSDHAPFNYDAPEGKKPGGNEVSFSHIPNGIPGIETRLPLLYTHGVLAERMTLNRFVELTSTNPAKVYGLHPRKGSIAIGADADLVVWQEGERTISNRDLHHNVDHTPYEGQLLKAWPCLTLSGGQVVWDGEKFQARAGQGQFLRRGAPTLLPKRHAPRF; from the coding sequence ATGAAATCCAGCGAATTTGATCTCGTAGTGCGCAATGCGCGCGTTGCCACCGCCAGCGACATCTTTGAATCCGATATAGGCATCCGCGACGGCAAGATTGTCCAGCTGGGCGCCAACCTGCCCGCCGGCGCCCGCGAATATGACGCTGCCGGCCGCGTGGTCACGCCCGGCGGCATCGACGCCCACTGCCACCTGGACCAACCCATGGAGCCGCCGGTGCGCATGGCCGACGACTTCGACAGCGGCACGCGCGCCGCGGCCTGCGGCGGCACCACCACCGTGATTCCGTTCGCGGCCCAGGCCAAGGGCCAGTCGCTGCGCGCGGCCGTGGAGGACTACCACCGTCGCGCCGACGGCAAGGCCCACGTGGACTACGGTTTCCACATGATTGTCAGCGACCCCACGCCCGAAGTACTGGAAAACGAACTGCCCGCGCTGATCCGCGAAGGCTATACCTCCTTCAAGATCTACATGACCTATGACGATCTGAAGCTCAACGACGGCCAGATCCTCGACGTGCTGGACGTGGCGCGCAAGTACGACGCCACCACCATGATCCATGCAGAGAACGCCGACTGCATCCAGTGGCTGACCAAGCGCCTGGAAGCCAGCGGCCGCACCGCCCCTCGCTATCACGCAGTCTCGCGCCCCATGCTGGTGGAGCGCGAAGCCACCCACCGCGCCATCGCGCTCTCGGAGCTTGCCGATGTGCCCATCCTCATCGTCCATGTCTCGGGCCGCGAGGCCGTCGAGCAGATCCGCTGGGCACGTTCCCACGGCATGAACATCATGGCCGAAACCTGCCCGCAATACCTGTTCCTGAGCGCAGAAGACCTGGGCCTCGACGACAGCTACCATGGCGCCAAGTGCGTATGCAGCCCGCCGCCGCGCGACAAGGCGAACCAGGAGGTCATCTGGAACGGTCTGAACGACGGGCTCTTCACGGTATTCTCGTCCGATCATGCGCCATTCAACTATGACGCCCCGGAAGGCAAAAAACCGGGTGGCAACGAGGTCTCCTTCAGCCATATTCCGAATGGCATCCCGGGCATCGAGACCCGTCTGCCCCTGCTCTACACCCATGGCGTGCTGGCGGAACGCATGACGCTGAACCGCTTCGTGGAACTGACCTCCACCAACCCCGCCAAGGTCTATGGACTGCATCCGCGCAAGGGCAGCATCGCCATCGGAGCCGATGCCGACCTGGTCGTCTGGCAGGAAGGCGAGCGCACCATCAGCAACCGCGACCTGCATCACAACGTGGACCACACCCCTTACGAAGGCCAGTTGCTCAAGGCCTGGCCCTGCCTGACCCTGTCGGGCGGCCAGGTCGTCTGGGATGGCGAGAAGTTCCAGGCCCGAGCCGGCCAGGGACAATTTCTGCGACGTGGCGCCCCCACATTGCTGCCCAAGCGACATGCCCCTCGCTTCTGA
- a CDS encoding GntR family transcriptional regulator, with translation MAARIATAIHEHRLLPGTKLGEDRLANIFNTSRARVREVLARMARDQMVELFPQRGAFVAKPSIEQALDVFEARRLIEPGIVRRLVLNMDNSKIRRLQTHLKQEREARANSDKRATVRLSGEFHVLLAELAGNSALLRSMRELSTLTCLTISLYESAVNTCCLVDEHEAVVDAIVAGNGELAEQLMLSHLDHIQGSLRLEADADDADLEQILGDL, from the coding sequence ATGGCGGCTCGCATTGCCACAGCCATCCATGAGCACCGCCTGCTGCCGGGGACCAAGCTCGGCGAAGACAGGCTGGCCAATATCTTCAACACCAGCCGGGCTCGCGTGCGCGAGGTCCTTGCCCGCATGGCCCGCGACCAGATGGTGGAGCTGTTCCCGCAGCGTGGAGCCTTTGTCGCCAAACCCAGCATCGAGCAGGCGCTGGACGTCTTTGAAGCACGCCGACTGATAGAGCCAGGCATTGTGCGTCGCCTCGTTCTGAACATGGACAACAGCAAGATCCGTCGCCTGCAGACCCATCTGAAGCAGGAGCGCGAAGCACGTGCCAACTCCGACAAGCGAGCCACGGTGCGCCTGTCCGGCGAGTTTCATGTGCTGCTGGCGGAGCTGGCCGGCAACTCCGCGCTGCTGCGCAGCATGCGTGAACTGTCCACACTGACCTGCCTGACGATCTCGCTGTATGAATCGGCGGTCAATACCTGCTGCCTGGTGGATGAGCACGAAGCCGTGGTCGATGCCATCGTCGCGGGCAATGGCGAGCTGGCAGAGCAATTGATGCTCAGCCACCTGGACCACATACAGGGCAGCCTGCGCCTGGAGGCCGATGCCGACGACGCTGATCTGGAACAGATCCTGGGCGACCTCTGA
- a CDS encoding SIR2 family NAD-dependent protein deacylase, translating to MVQALIDNSSASFSAIACVRRWLGEAQRLAVLTGAGVSAESGVPTFREDANGYWSQFKPEEMASEAGYRRDPAHVWRWYEHRRALVAKVKPNEGHLALARWARQHPGRMTLITQNVDGLHQQAGSEDVLSLHGELNGNRWLNRRCASCDLEQAVPGEPPHCAACGNLLRPAVVWFGESLPSQTWARAEQAAAQCQLMLVIGTSGAVYPAAGLAKIAGRNRARVVIINPHASELDSVADQMIAMPSAKVLPLLLESSE from the coding sequence TTGGTTCAAGCACTTATTGACAATTCTTCGGCGTCCTTCAGTGCGATTGCCTGCGTGCGTCGCTGGCTGGGCGAGGCCCAGCGGCTGGCCGTGCTTACCGGGGCAGGTGTCAGCGCTGAGTCGGGAGTGCCCACTTTCAGGGAGGATGCAAACGGGTATTGGTCCCAGTTCAAGCCTGAGGAAATGGCCAGCGAGGCGGGGTACCGCCGCGATCCGGCTCATGTCTGGCGCTGGTACGAGCACCGACGTGCGCTGGTTGCCAAGGTGAAGCCCAATGAGGGGCATCTGGCGCTGGCGCGTTGGGCAAGGCAGCATCCCGGTCGAATGACACTCATCACGCAGAATGTGGATGGCCTGCACCAGCAGGCGGGCAGTGAAGATGTGCTGAGCCTGCATGGAGAGCTGAACGGGAATCGCTGGCTGAATCGCCGTTGTGCGTCCTGCGACCTGGAGCAGGCCGTCCCGGGGGAGCCGCCTCATTGCGCCGCCTGCGGCAATTTGCTGCGGCCTGCCGTCGTGTGGTTTGGCGAGTCTCTGCCCAGCCAGACCTGGGCCAGGGCAGAGCAGGCGGCAGCGCAATGTCAGCTGATGCTGGTGATCGGCACGTCGGGCGCAGTCTACCCGGCAGCAGGTCTGGCCAAGATCGCAGGGCGCAACCGGGCGCGAGTGGTCATCATCAACCCGCATGCAAGCGAGCTGGACTCGGTGGCGGACCAGATGATCGCCATGCCATCGGCAAAAGTGCTTCCCTTGCTGCTGGAAAGTTCCGAGTAG
- a CDS encoding aspartate/glutamate racemase family protein: MKLLIINPNISESVTSLIEKEARLAAAPGTEITMLTAPMGVAYIETRFEAMIAAYAVAELAATHAARHDAVIVAAFGDPGLEGLREALDIPVLGMTESALMSACMLGKRFSIIAISRRITAWYRDMVERNGLIDRLASIRCLDEPLRDIGSVQDDHAARLQALCEAAVSEDGADVLIIAGAPLAGLARSIKHSLPVPAVDGVSSAVNHAQSLASLAPAPARAGSFAKPPRKDFKNLPPGLTQLLNQLP; this comes from the coding sequence ATGAAACTGCTCATCATCAATCCCAATATCTCCGAGAGCGTCACTTCCTTGATAGAGAAAGAGGCCAGGCTGGCCGCCGCGCCAGGCACGGAAATCACCATGCTGACCGCCCCCATGGGCGTGGCCTATATCGAGACGCGCTTCGAGGCCATGATTGCCGCCTATGCCGTGGCCGAGCTGGCCGCAACCCATGCCGCACGGCATGACGCCGTCATCGTGGCTGCATTTGGCGACCCCGGTCTCGAAGGCCTGCGAGAGGCCCTGGACATTCCCGTGCTGGGCATGACCGAGTCCGCGCTCATGAGCGCATGCATGCTGGGCAAACGCTTCTCGATCATTGCCATCTCCAGGCGCATTACCGCCTGGTACCGAGATATGGTCGAGCGCAACGGACTCATAGACCGACTGGCCAGCATTCGCTGCCTGGACGAGCCGCTGCGAGACATCGGAAGTGTGCAGGACGACCATGCAGCACGCCTGCAGGCCTTGTGCGAAGCAGCGGTCAGCGAGGATGGCGCCGACGTGCTGATCATTGCCGGCGCCCCGCTGGCGGGCCTCGCACGCTCCATCAAGCACAGTTTGCCGGTGCCGGCCGTCGATGGCGTCTCCAGCGCCGTCAACCATGCACAGAGCCTGGCCTCGCTGGCTCCCGCTCCGGCACGCGCCGGCAGCTTTGCCAAACCACCACGCAAGGACTTCAAGAACCTCCCCCCGGGGCTCACCCAGCTCTTGAATCAGCTGCCCTGA